The region TCAGTAATTTGCCGAGCCTGCTTTCTGGCTTGGTCTTGCTCGGTATTACGAACTTTCTGCCAACGGGTTGAGGCAAACCCTTCGCCAATGATCCCAGTCCGATTCATCGATTGGGCAATCTTGCCGATTCGTGACTTCCTAAGTGTTGTATGGCATTTGTGACCGGATGTTATCATCCGGGCGACTTCACGTAATTTGCCATTCACTTCCACGTCGTAGACTGCACATTTGGTGAGTTCCCCATCCAGGTCAAGATCAACCGAGCAGATCCGGCTTCCATCCTGCATCACCTTGTTTAATCCACCAGTGGCAAGCTGGTAACGTTCCACGACCCAACTTAGCCATGCTGAGCCATTTGCCCTGGTGACCAGGGTGGGGGTAGAAAGCGTCCATCCCTCTGGGTGCTGGGGAGATTGATAGGTGAATTTAACCCATTTCCAGACTCCTTTAACGACAATCTTCAAGACTATGGACCGCCCGTCATCCTCTTTGAACATCCCTGCGTATAGCGTGGCATTGAGGCGTAATTCAGTGGGCAAGGTGGGAGGACGATGCTTCTTGGACGACTTACCCCTCCTGGCTAACCGCTTCGCTTCTCGCGCCTGCCAGTTCTGATAACTAGAGCGCCAGGATTTATAGATGCCAATCGCCTTCGCTAAGGCTGCACGTCGGAATAGCTGTGGGCAGTCAAACGGGAATGTTTGGGCTGCCTCTGGGCTGAAGAATCGCGGTTCATAGTAACGCTTGAAGTCAGCCACATCTACGCCACCTGGGTCCTCTGCAATAATCAGCAACCAGAATAAAGCAATATCACTGAACAGTTGATTGGTTTCGGTTAAATCAAATCCATCACGCAGCAACTTGGTTTGCAGCGTTTTAGTTTCAATTCGATAGCCTTTCTTTTTGCTCAGTGGCATTGTTCTACTTGTTGTACTTCAGGGTCGTTTTGGATTTCTTTTTTGTACCTTCTTAGGAACTGACATCCTCCCGACGCTGATGCTTCGCATACAGCGCGGGGTTCCTCCTTCATCCAGCCGACTTGTCCAAACCAATTGCTTGATTCAGATAGAGGTCGTTCTGTCCAGAGGCGTTCATTCCGGTATGCCCTACCGTACTCAAACCAGCCAGCCTCAATCCCTTCTCCAGGATGTTCCACGCTGCATTTTTATCTCTGCATCGAACAGAGCCGCAGTGAGGACATACATGGGTGCGAGTGCTGACTGGATACCCGTTTAGTTTTAAGTAACAGGACCACCAGATGGCGTTTTCTTTGACTATCCACCACCCTAACTGGATGGTCTTGAATACTTTGTACAACTGATACATTACGGTTTACATGGGAGATTAATAGGTTTTTAGCACAATTGGCTTATA is a window of Leptolyngbyaceae cyanobacterium JSC-12 DNA encoding:
- a CDS encoding hypothetical protein (IMG reference gene:2510094298); translation: MPLSKKKGYRIETKTLQTKLLRDGFDLTETNQLFSDIALFWLLIIAEDPGGVDVADFKRYYEPRFFSPEAAQTFPFDCPQLFRRAALAKAIGIYKSWRSSYQNWQAREAKRLARRGKSSKKHRPPTLPTELRLNATLYAGMFKEDDGRSIVLKIVVKGVWKWVKFTYQSPQHPEGWTLSTPTLVTRANGSAWLSWVVERYQLATGGLNKVMQDGSRICSVDLDLDGELTKCAVYDVEVNGKLREVARMITSGHKCHTTLRKSRIGKIAQSMNRTGIIGEGFASTRWQKVRNTEQDQARKQARQITEFAARHGCAVIVFEHLTRLRPQKGKYSRRSNQKRAYWLKSAVWQQVARIARQDHNILTARVNPRNTSNTEAISGEPVMRVSAMWQAQWLVFDEENWDYFRQAEGYHPGSLAVSRSGKIINAGLNACRNIALKFCQRYYSKPLLVTGWCDEGSIRPVARPT